In the genome of Andrena cerasifolii isolate SP2316 chromosome 5, iyAndCera1_principal, whole genome shotgun sequence, one region contains:
- the LOC143368850 gene encoding uncharacterized protein LOC143368850 yields MARNLPTAYNTSFTRRSFHPVGPNIAYQTRRTFLVLKKAGVGAEPIKKSNAVSAVAIRRYQEPKRACCARTFSPTSTPIGNQQQASRYQPAIRKPRENCDLRKCKHAKSSVENEFCNTHRLLDKIQHLKKSIQDLETVQKCGRRRVQGSSKGRNALTQTEDLTVTDLNSAREVLTNCITEMTKLKAFLDDENCWWRMFKNREFSCCQQKSPHLHGVLDGTMVTLRMLEESLDVRVPLLQRSILSTRSSAYTAFLILVGHHDSQADQRDFHADHSDFHADQTGSLEFSSIRAEFQQKEKSREQYTDTFDDDTIKYMDFPNGSIRTAEFDSSKTTASCQRDCPMSCNFESHNTAIAGSSRDTTDFAIDNTSQFDTDADRISPQDETSAELPNTTSSFAKLPKGIFFTSSSIVLGYDSRTKHTFSSENTASKRILAADVSTSTDLLAILL; encoded by the exons ATGGCACGTAACCTACCAACTGCATACAACACTTCCTTTACCCGACGTTCTTTTCATCCCGTGGGACCAAATATCGCGTATCAGACTCGCCGAACGTTTCTCGTACTTAAGAAAGCAGGCGTCGGTGCTGAACCGATTAAAAAGAGTAACGCGGTTAGTGCAGTTGCGATTCGTCGTTATCAGGAACCAAAAAGAGCATGCTGCGCGCGCACTTTCTCCCCGACTTCCACTCCTATCGGTAATCAGCAACAGGCCAGTCGTTATCAGCCGGCGATCAGAAAGCCGCGGGAGAACTGCGACCTGAGAAAGTGCAAGCACGCAAAGTCTTCGGTGGAAAATGAGTTCTGCAATACTCACAGGCTACTGGACAAGATCCAGCACCTGAAGAAAAGCATTCAGGATTTGGAGACCGTGCAAAAATGTGGCAGACGG CGAGTGCAGGGAAGTTCGAAGGGGAGGAACGCGCTCACCCAGACGGAGGATTTAACAGTGACGGACCTGAACAGCGCTAGGGAAGTCTTAACCAATTGTATAACCGAGATGACGAAACTGAAAGCGTTCCTGGACGATGAGAATTGCTGGTGGAGGATGTTTAAGAATCGAGAATTCAGCTGTTGCCAGCAGAAGTCGCCTCATCTTCACGGGGTCTTGGATGGGACCATGGTTACTTTGAGAATGTTGGAGGAGTCACTCGATGTGCGTGTTCCTCTGTTGCAAAGAAGTATATTATCAACGCGGAGCAGTGCATACACTGCGTTTTTGATTTTAGTCGGACATCACGACTCCCAAGCAGATCAAAGGGACTTCCACGCCGATCACAGCGACTTCCACGCCGATCAAA CGGGCTCGCTAGAGTTCTCGAGCATTAGAGCGGAATTCCAGCAGAAGGAAAAGTCCAGGGAGCAGTACACAGACACTTTCGACGACGATACCATAAAGTACATGGACTTTCCCAATGGATCTATTCGAACTGCAGAATTTGACAGTTCAAA AACGACGGCTTCTTGCCAGCGTGATTGTCCCATGTCTTGCAATTTTGAAAGCCACAATACCGCGATTGCTGGAAGCTCGAGAGATACCACAGACTTCGCGATTGACAATACAAGCCAATTCGATACCGACGCGGACAGAATATCTCCACAAGATGAAACGTCCGCGGAACTGCCGAACACCACCAGTTCTTTTG CTAAGCTACCCAAGGGTATATTTTTCACGAGTAGCTCGATAGTTCTCGGGTATGATTCGAGAACTAAACACACGTTCAGCAGCGAAAATACCGCGAGCAAGAGAATTCTTGCCGCTGACGTTAGCACCTCCACGGACCTTCTCGCGATACTATtgtga